The following proteins come from a genomic window of Aspergillus oryzae RIB40 DNA, chromosome 4:
- a CDS encoding WD repeat protein (RAVE (regulator of V-ATPase assembly) complex subunit RAV1/DMX protein, WD repeat superfamily) → MRAVLPGRPRAKLQSFSTALWDGLRVVVYISGHALVILGGPHTLLQTIYVDDTESLEAVTIDEASGKIAVCGGPDIFIYQPYGIKHETLKWSLVQTFRYENDDETIRTLSWGSPDELLLGNSHLTLWFLNDVPRPVWKQKLANPVKFAQFSPDSTLLITTGYYDRLVKVWRRLSFGADDVRFEVSYLPHPAIVTGVHWRKPFHKEQSIDNVLYTLCADNQIRIWAMMEHHSPTVLQLWTQIDMGASVQPRHTADQRDMSRRYGFVIDSRDFCVATEQAVQRSAGSKGNHALEHIIEVANKSPEICVVIDGQGHMSAWALEDVGSKSKSDLNAFNILHVEGLNFAFMRGLAADEDYAQICAFQSTHSGDSLSILVHHFDGRIEWYDSQVDTLFDPSPRKDRIALKASWTGHNGPVKKIVRNAIGDTLVSRTDDNKAMVWKQKRRNSGSMLIRKSSLYSDEHIHRTCVVENGDFLVNLHHNGISVWDLRSFHARKIAASTFQLSSKPLCVLPIPTTEKGMVYIATIGADRNGIAWEIRLPTATKQANGAHSSQCCLQKFCTFNLGLEEDMSYILPVDPAGPKAEMSGFFDIFSPDIALSYTRTGIVHTWAAKVDREKSRVEWLLTSTVETGIANPSLASGSSIRKAALVDEDRSHLTIWDTNGAQLEYEEHFGQKDIIRDLDWTSTPDMQSILAVGFPHKVILLSQLRYDYLDARPSWTQVREIWIRDLTPHPIGDSCWLNNGHLVIGAGNQLFVYDNEIDANDRLVSQLRIPSRRHGFVDLFEVVSRLNGPLPVFHPQFLAQCILSGKSNLAHSILIRLHRKLKFYTEGDDLDGFLDMSLEDFYLEHDTSQKASSKELHSAYEDLSLEDEPSVMDENTAIVLNENLARVALPQLSSQEQFRLADTIECVATVEKHRRSMDDNAARYLLFFRQHMLRRTQGVANKDTVSWREIVWAFHSGSQDILLDLVSRQFGGKMVWKAARESGLFMWLSNTTAIRAQLEVVARNEYTKTEEKNPIDCSLYYFALGKKNILQGLWRMAHWNREQGATQRLLANNFQEPRWKTTALKNAYALLGKRRFEYAAAFFLLADHLRDAAMVCINQVGDLQLAIAIVRAYEGDDGPVLKEILEERVLPEAASDGNRWMASWAFWMLGRRDMAVRSLISPVETLIPSTPASPGSPGMIPLHAKSYLSNDPALVVLYKQLREKTLQTLKGASKVSGPAEWGFVIRNARLYDRMGCDLLALNLVRYWEFLAEPPPAKGVREISFDLQQNGVDYRKMLRRRSSLVVADMPIKTGVPPSSKAPDAPKKPQPPPTMIHEPDPNSLLDSFGF, encoded by the exons ATGCGAGCGGTACTGCCGGGGAGGCCCCGAGCGAAGCTCCAGTCTTTCAGCACTGCGCTGTGGGATGGTCTCCGTGTCGTC GTTTACATCTCCGGCCATGCGCTGGTTATCCTCGGCGGTCCCCACACGCTCCTACAAACCATCTACGTCGACGATACCGAATCCCTAGAAGCCGTGACAATTGATGAAGCCTCTGGCAAAATTGCTGTGTGTGGCGGTCCGGATATTTTTATTTACCAGCCGTACGGCATCAAGCATGAAACCTTAAAA TGGTCCCTTGTTCAGACATTTCGTTACGAGAACGACGATGAGACAATCCGGACCCTGTCATGGGGCTCCCCCGACGAGCTGCTCCTAGGGAATTCTCACCTCACGCTGTGGTTTTTGAACGATGTGCCGCGTCCAGTGTGGAAGCAAAAGCTTGCAAACCCTGTCAAATTTGCGCAGTTCTCTCCCGACTCAACTTTGCTGATTACGACTGGATATTACGACCGCCTAGTCAAAGTATGGCGACGGCTGTCGTTTGGCGCGGACGATGTTCGATTCGAGGTATCATACCTTCCACATCCTGCAATCGTCACAGGCGTCCACTGGCGTAAGCCATTTCATAAGGAGCAATCTATCGATAATGTCCTGTACACCCTATGCGCCGACAACCAGATCAGGATCTGGGCAATGATGGAACATCACTCTCCAACCGTTCTACAACTATGGACACAAATCGACATGGGCGCTTCTGTCCAACCAAGACATACGGCGGATCAGAGGGATATGTCTCGGCGATATGGCTTCGTCATTGATAGCAGAGACTTCTGTGTGGCTACCGAACAGGCAGTGCAAAGGTCTGCAGGGAGCAAGGGAAACCACGCTTTAGAGCATATAATCGAGGTCGCTAACAAAAGTCCCGAGATTTGCGTTGTGATAGATGGCCAAGGCCACATGTCGGCCTGGGCGCTCGAGGATGTTGGCTCCAAATCCAAGTCTGACCTGAATGccttcaacatcctccatGTTGAAGGCCTGAATTTTGCATTCATGCGGGGACTAGCTGCAGATGAAGACTATGCCCAGATTTGTGCATTTCAAAGCACACATTCAGGTGACTCGCTCTCCATTCTTGTGCACCATTTTGATGGCCGTATCGAATGGTATGATTCTCAAGTTGATACATTATTCGATCCAAGCCCTCGCAAAGACCGGATTGCCCTGAAAGCATCCTGGACAGGACACAATGGCCCAGTTAAGAAGATTGTCCGCAATGCGATCGGCGATACTCTTGTTTCACGTACAGATGATAACAAGGCAATGGTTTGGAAACAGAAACGAAGGAATAGCGGGTCGATGCTTATCCGCAAAAGCTCCCTATACTCAGATGAACACATTCATCGCACATGTGTGGTTGAGAATGGAGATTTCCTTGTAAATCTCCATCATAATGGGATATCTGTCTGGGATCTGCGCTCTTTTCATGCCAGAAAGATTGCTGCGTCGACCTTCCAGCTATCGAGTAAACCACTTTGTGTTCTCCCGATCCCCACGACGGAAAAGGGAATGGTGTACATAGCAACAATCGGGGCTGATAGGAACGGAATAGCTTGGGAGATCCGGCTCCCAACTGCGACAAAGCAAGCGAATGGAGCGCATAGTTCCCAATGCTGCTTACAGAAGTTTTGTACTTTCAATTTGGGCCTTGAAGAGGATATGTCATACATCTTGCCTGTTGACCCTGCAGGCCCTAAAGCTGAAATGTCTGGATTCTTCGATATATTCTCACCCGACATAGCGTTATCTTATACTCGGACGGGTATTGTCCATACCTGGGCTGCTAAGGTCGACAGAGAAAAAAGTCGGGTAGAATGGCTATTGACATCAACAGTTGAAACGGGAATTGCAAACCCATCCCTTGCCAGTGGAAGCTCCATCAGAAAAGCAGCTCTTGTGGACGAGGACCGTAGCCATTTAACAATCTGGGATACGAATGGCGCGCAATTGGAGTATGAGGAGCACTTTGGccagaaggatatcatccgtgACCTGGACTGGACTTCCACACCAGATATGCAATCCATTCTTGCGGTTGGGTTTCCCCACAAAGTCATCTTGCTATCTCAGCTTCGTTATGACTACCTTGATGCTCGTCCTTCCTGGACCCAAGTCAGAGAGATCTGGATTCGGGACCTTACACCTCATCCTATTGGAGATTCCTGTTGGCTTAACAATGGCCACCTTGTGATCGGAGCGGGAAACCAACTTTTTGTGTACGACAACGAGATCGATGCCAACGATCGTCTAGTTTCACAACTTCGTATTCCATCGCGTCGCCACGGTTTCGTAGACCTATTCGAGGTTGTCAGCCGGTTGAATGGCCCATTGCCTGTGTTCCACCCCCAATTCTTGGCGCAGTGTATCCTAAGTGGCAAGAGTAATTTGGCACATTCCATTTTGATAAGGTTGCACCGGAAGCTCAAGTTCTATACTGAAGGCGATGACCTTGACGGTTTCTTGGACATGTCCCTGGAAGATTTCTATTTGGAACACGAT ACCTCACAGAAAGCGTCGTCTAAGGAACTACATTCTGCGTACGAAGATCTTTCGCTAGAGGATGAACCATCTGTCATGGACGAAAACACTGCTATTGTGCTCAATGAAAATTTAGCTAGAGTTGCTTTGCCACAACTTTCCAGTCAAGAGCAATTCCGCCTGGCTGATACTATCGAATGCGTTGCCACTGTCGAAAAGCATCGGCGCTCAATGGATGACAACGCTGCCCGCTATCTGCTGTTCTTCCGGCAGCATATGCTGCGAAGAACGCAAGGCGTCGCCAACAAAGATACAGTCTCCTGGAGAGAGATCGTCTGGGCTTTTCATAGTGGTAGCCAGGATATTCTTCTAGACCTTGTGTCGAGACAATTCGGCGGTAAGATGGTATGGAAGGCGGCCAGGGAGAGCGGCTTGTTCATGTGGCTATCGAATACCACGGCTATT CGAGCTCAACTGGAAGTCGTTGCCCGGAATGAGTACActaaaacagaagaaaagaatccaATTGACTGTTCACTCTATTACTTTGCTCTCGGGAAGAAGAACATTCTCCAGGGTCTCTGGCGCATGGCCCATTGGAATCGTGAGCAAGGTGCGACTCAGCGATTACTTGCGAATAACTTCCAAGAGCCTCGTTGGAAAACAACCGCTTTGAAAAATGCATACGCCTTGCTTGGGAAGCGCAGATTTG AGTATGCGGCggcctttttccttcttgcggATCACTTGCGCGATGCTGCTATGGTCTGTATCAATCAAGTCGGTGATCTCCAGCTCGCAATTGCCATTGTACGCGCCTACGAAGGGGATGACGGACCGGTGTTGAAGGAAATTCTGGAAGAGAGGGTTTTACCCGAAGCTGCCTCTGATGGAAACCGATGGATGGCTTCCTGGGCTTTCTGGATGTTGGGCCGTCGTGATATGGCTGTACGCTCGCTCATT TCCCCAGTTGAAACACTCATTCCTTCCACACCTGCTTCTCCAGGAAGCCCTGGGATGATCCCGCTACATGCCAAATCGTACTTATCGAACGATCCTGCTTTGGTAGTCCTATACAAACAGCTTCGTGAGAAAACATTGCAGACCTTGAAGGGTGCATCTAAAGTCTCTGGCCCAGCAGAATGGGGCTTTGTCATACGCAATGCGCGCCTCTATGATCGAATGGGTTGTGACCTTCTCGCTTTGAACCTGGTGCGTTATTGGGAGTTCTTGGCCGAGCCTCCACCCGCCAAAGGAGTGAGGGAAATATCATTTGACCTGCAGCAAAATGGTGTTGATTACCGGAAGATGCTTCGACGACGAAGCAGTCTCGTGGTAGCAGACATGCCAATCAAGACCGGCGTGCCACCGTCTTCGAAGGCGCCCGATGCGCCGAAGAAACCACAGCCACCCCCGACCATGATCCACGAGCCTGACCCCAATTCGCTACTCGACAGTTTTGGGTTCTAG
- a CDS encoding uncharacterized protein (predicted protein) encodes MHFSTILPLLTLAHLPVTSALSAARVWANFSPQCPADDHSSYPDDPNLSLHEEFTTAVDVVAGKCQEVPVPLRYTMEVDHVSIDAELFWQDSLDQCTIAVHELPGCTEPPLIQKKIEQGKALSECEERNFATFTQVWVKLECEQMKPVHHGIASWYHGRPANDTVSANSTGTHNNTGNHNSTAPYSGSSVFHSSVWKKILENQRA; translated from the exons ATGCATTTCTCTACG ATCCTCCCCCTCCTAACTCTCGCCCACTTGCCGGTGACCTCAGCTCTCAGCGCCGCCCGAGTCTGGGCCAACTTCTCTCCCCAGTGCCCAGCCGACGACCACTCCTCTTACCCAGATGATCCCAATCTCAGCTTGCACGAAGAATTCACAACAGCCGTCGACGTGGTCGCCGGGAAGTGCCAGGAAGTTCCTGTTCCCCTTCGATACACCATGGAGGTGGACCACGTCTCGATTGACGCAGAGCTCTTCTGGCAGGATAGCTTAGACCAATGTACCATTGCCGTGCACGAGCTGCCGGGCTGTACCGAGCCGCCACTTATACAGAAGAAAATCGAACAGGGGAAAGCACTCAGTGAGTGCGAAGAGCGGAACTTTGCCACGTTCACTCAGGTTTGGGTGAAGTTAGAGTGTGAGCAGATGAAGCCAGTTCATCATGGTATAGCTTCTTGGTACCATGGGAGACCTGCAAATGATACGGTGAGTGCCAACAGTACTGGAACTCACAACAACACTGGGAATCACAATAGCACCGCACCGTACAGTGGGAGTAGTGTGTTTCACAGCAGTGTTTGGAAGAAGATATTGGAAAATCAGCGGGCATGA
- a CDS encoding putative phenol 2-monooxygenase (2-polyprenyl-6-methoxyphenol hydroxylase and related FAD-dependent oxidoreductases) → MAPVIESRTDVLIIGAGPSGLAAAYWMARCGVNARIVDKRATKVFRGHADGLRAATSELFDSMGFQHRVLHEGVEITEFCFWARDEKGNLKRKKQVRSETLDNAPYRMHGLSQGRIERYILDAIKDSSDLVVERGVAAESLEYDASLENNHEEYPITVKLRTLTEGELSAASAYGCSQSLSRDNVAPDEVEDLTPERKHEPGTVEIVKAKYLISCDGGRSWTRKQLDIPFTGSTTEHIWGVLDVVPITNFPDVRRASTVASELGTLLVIPRERQLARFYVPLTEVDVSSGRFDRSSITLDMMREKVQQMLKPFQFDFKVCDWWTTYQIGQRIAQNFTKGRIYLAGDAVHNHSPKVGLGLNISLQDGFNIGWKVALVAKGVAHASILDTYEPERRPLAEMLVDFDRRWSPLFLKQQGGSSPPDAEARFEAMKEVLDSVEPFAEGILSHYGDSPLVHKNGQRIAKNLSPGEKIIPAKVRNQADGITRWTTRVFQSDGRFRILLLAGDIRTEEQKRRVLTFSEYLTSPDSVLRRFSRKPRKLHATIDVVTIHSAPVEDVQLFDFPKALRPFDDDNGWEYDKIWGDEKCHWDLQCDGKAYEKWGVDRLKGAVVALRPDQYIGWIGDLEDVEGLSKYFEGVFRSPKQRARL, encoded by the exons ATGGCTCCTGTGATCGAATCTCGCACCGATGT ACTTATCATCGGTGCTGGTCCCTCTGGCTTAGCTGCTGCATACTGGATGGCTCGTTGTGGTGTCAATGCTCGCATCGTCGACAAACGTGCCACGAAGGTGTTTCGTGGCCATGCCGATGGATTGAGGGCCGCAACGTCGGAGCTCTTTGACAGCATGGGGTTTCAGCACAGAGTCTTGCATGAAGGTGTGGAAATCACCGAATTCTGCTTCTGG GCGAGGGACGAGAAGGGGAACTTGAAGCGAAAAAAACAGGTTCGCAGTGAAACCCTCGACAATGCGCCCTATCGCATGCATGGATTGAGTCAAGGAAGAATCGAGCGTTACATCCTCGATGCGATCAAAGACAGCTCAGACCTTGTGGTCGAGAGAGGTGTCGCTGCCGAGTCGCTTGAGTATGATGCAAGCCTCGAGAATAACCATGAGGAATACCCGATCACAGTCAAGCTGAGGACACTCACCGAAGGAGAGCTAAGCGCTGCCTCGGCTTATGGTTGCTCGCAATCTCTTTCTCGTGACAATGTAGCACCTGACGAAGTGGAAGACCTCACTCCGGAAAGGAAGCACGAGCCAGGCACGGTCGAGATAGTTAAGGCGAAGTATCTCATCAGTTGCGATGGTGGCCGTAGCTGGACTAGGAAACAGTTGGATATCCCCTTCACAGGTTCCACAACCGAGCACATATG GGGTGTCCTTGATGTGGTTCCTATCACCAATTTTC CCGATGTGCGCCGGGCGTCTACGGTGGCAAGTGAACTGGGAACACTCCTCGTCATTCCAAGGGAGAGGCAGCTAGCCCGGTTCTATGTCCCACTGACAGAGGTCGACGTCTCGTCAGGGAGGTTCGATCGATCGTCCATCACGTTGGACATGATGCGAGAAAAGGTGCAACAGATGCTGAAACCGTTTCAGTTTGACTTCAAGGTCTGTGACTGGTGGACCACATATCAG ATTGGCCAAAGAATTGCCCAGAACTTCACCAAAGGTCGCATATATCTCGCAGGTGATGCAGTTCACAACCATTCTCCAAAGGTAGGACTGGGCTTGAATATAAGCTTACAGGACGGCTTCAACATCGGCTGGAAAGTGGCCCTCGTCGCAAAAGGAGTAGCTCATGCCTCCATCCTTGACACATACGAACCTGAGCGCCGCCCGCTTGCTGAAATGCTCGTGGATTTCGATCGTCGCTGGTCGCCGCTGTTCCTGAAGCAACAGGGAGGCTCATCCCCTCCGGACGCGGAAGCAAGGTTCGAAGCCATGAAGGAGGTCCTCGACTCGGTGGAGCCATTTGCCGAAGGCATTTTGTCCCATTACGGAGACAGTCCGTTGGTCCATAAAAACGGGCAGAGGATAGCCAAAAACCTGTCACCGGGAGAGAAAATCATACCAGCCAAGGTTCGCAACCAAGCTGACGGTATAACCCGGTGGACTACCCGGGTTTTTCAGAGCGATGGTCGCTTCCGTATCTTGCTCCTCGCTGGTGATATACGgacggaggagcagaagcGTCGGGTGTTGACCTTCAGCGAGTATTTGACATCCCCTGACTCAGTTTTGCGGCGGTTTTCGCGCAAGCCTAGGAAGCTTCATGCGACTATTGATGTGGTTACCATTCATAGTGCGCCCGTGGAGGATGTACAGTTGTTTGATTTTCCCAAGGCCCTACGGCCTTTCGATGACGACAATGGTTGGGAGTATGACAAAATATGGGGTGATGAGAAATGTCATTGGGACTTGCAGTGTGATGGAAAGGCATATGAGAAGTGGGGAGTTGATCGACTGAAAGGTGCCGTTGTTGCCCTGAGGCCGGATCAATATATCGGATGGATTGGAGATTTAGAGGACGTTGAGGGGCTGTCAAAATACTTTGAAGGGGTTTTTCGGAGCCCCAAACAGAGAGCTCGACTGTAA